In the Pithys albifrons albifrons isolate INPA30051 chromosome 3, PitAlb_v1, whole genome shotgun sequence genome, one interval contains:
- the LOC139669689 gene encoding monocarboxylate transporter 2-like isoform X1, giving the protein MPPPASAGRAPVPPDGGWGWMVVFGAFVSIGFAYAFPKGLAIFFKEIQDFFGTSYSEVAWISSIMLATTYGAGPISSILVNRYGSRPVVMFGGLLCGVGMISAAFCTSILQLYICVGFITGFGLALNLQPSVIIIGRYFLKRRPIANGLAMAGSPVMLCTLAPLNQFLFDNFGWRGSFLILGAILLNCCVAGALFRPIGAATASVKTQVTEEGKNCLKGKITEDALEMSSPTSVPMENKTEEEGGKDCCEKINQYLDFSLFKHRGFLIYLIGNVLMFLGFFAPIVFLAPYAKHTGIDEYSAAFLLSILAIVDMVARPTTGIIANSKWVRPRIQYFFSFSIAFNGTCHLLCPLASSYTGLVVYSGFYGLAFGMVCAMLFETLMDLVGASRFTSAVGLVTIAECCTILLGPPIGGTLIDTFGDYKYMFIKCGAVMVLAGTFLFIMNYYNYRMLAKEEKERKAKEEDPKSVRTENEGRNNWNKDTTEVGPELEPLREEQGVKKEMNGTNEV; this is encoded by the exons ATGCCGCCCCCCGCCAGCGCGGGGCGAGCGCCGGTCCCGCCGGACGGCGGCTGGGGCTGGATGGTCGTGTTCGGAGCGTTCGTGTCGATCGGCTTCGCGTACGCCTTCCCCAAGGGCTTAGCCATCTTCTTCAAAGAAATCCAGGATTTCTTTGGCACGTCCTATAGCGAGGTGGCGTGGATCTCCTCCATCATGTTGGCCACGACGTACGGCGCAG GTCCCATTAGCAGTATTTTGGTAAACCGCTATGGCAGCCGCCCCGTGGTGATGTTTGGAGGCCTTTTGTGTGGTGTTGGGATGATCTCAGCTGCTTTCTGCACCAGCATCCTGCAGCTCTACATCTGCGTGGGCTTCATTACAG GATTTGGCCTTGCTCTCAACCTCCAGCCATCAGTGATAATCATAGGGAGATACTTTCTGAAAAGAAGACCCATCGCAAATGGCCTTGCTATGGCAGGGAGCCCTGTGATGCTTTGCACGCTGGCACCTCTCAACCAGTTCCTTTTTGACAATTTTGGCTGGAGAGGCAGCTTTTTAATTCTTGGGGCAATTTTATTAAACTGCTGTGTGGCAGGTGCTCTCTTCAGACCCATcggggcagccacagcatcaGTGAAAACCCAGGTAACTGAGGAGGGCAAGAATTGTCTGAAAGGAAAGATCACTGAAGATGCCTTGGAAATGAGTAGTCCCACAAGTGTCCCCATggagaacaaaacagaagaagaaggaggaaaggacTGCTGTGAAAAAATCAACCAGTACCTCGATTTTTCCCTGTTTAAACACAGAGGGTTCTTGATTTACCTGATTGGAAACGTGCTCATGTTCCTGGGTTTCTTTGCCCCCATTGTTTTTCTGGCACCCTATGCAAAGCACACTGGCATTGATGAATATTCAGCTGCTTTCCTCCTTTCAATTCTTGCTATTGTGGACATGGTTGCTCGACCCACCACTGGCATCATTGCAAACAGTAAATGGGTGAGGCCACGAATTCAATACTTTTTCAGCTTCTCCATTGCTTTCAACGGCACCTGCCACCTTCTGTGTCCACTGGCTTCCAGCTACACGGGGCTCGTTGTCTACTCTGGCTTTTATGGCTTGGCCTTTGGTATGGTTTGTGCCATGCTCTTTGAAACACTGATGGACCTGGTGGGAGCCTCCCGGTTCACAAGCGCCGTTGGCCTGGTCACCATCGCCGAGTGCTGCACCATCCTGCTGGGACCACCTATTGGAG GAACTCTTATTGATACCTTTGGGGACTACAAATACATGTTCATTAAATGTGGAGCTGTGATGGTCCTGGCAGGAACCTTCCTGTTCATCATGAATTATTACAATTATCGCATGCTTGccaaggaggagaaggagagaaaggcaAAAGAAGAGGATCCTAAATCTGTAAGGACagaaaatgaaggcagaaaTAACTGGAACAAAGACACCACAGAGGTTGGACCTGAGCTGGAACCTTTGAGAGAGGAACaaggagtaaagaaagaaatgaatggTACAAATGAAGTTTAA
- the LOC139669689 gene encoding monocarboxylate transporter 2-like isoform X3, protein MCATTYGGGPISSILVNRYGSRPVVMFGGLLCGVGMISAAFCTSILQLYICVGFITGFGLALNLQPSVIIIGRYFLKRRPIANGLAMAGSPVMLCTLAPLNQFLFDNFGWRGSFLILGAILLNCCVAGALFRPIGAATASVKTQVTEEGKNCLKGKITEDALEMSSPTSVPMENKTEEEGGKDCCEKINQYLDFSLFKHRGFLIYLIGNVLMFLGFFAPIVFLAPYAKHTGIDEYSAAFLLSILAIVDMVARPTTGIIANSKWVRPRIQYFFSFSIAFNGTCHLLCPLASSYTGLVVYSGFYGLAFGMVCAMLFETLMDLVGASRFTSAVGLVTIAECCTILLGPPIGGTLIDTFGDYKYMFIKCGAVMVLAGTFLFIMNYYNYRMLAKEEKERKAKEEDPKSVRTENEGRNNWNKDTTEVGPELEPLREEQGVKKEMNGTNEV, encoded by the exons GTCCCATTAGCAGTATTTTGGTAAACCGCTATGGCAGCCGCCCCGTGGTGATGTTTGGAGGCCTTTTGTGTGGTGTTGGGATGATCTCAGCTGCTTTCTGCACCAGCATCCTGCAGCTCTACATCTGCGTGGGCTTCATTACAG GATTTGGCCTTGCTCTCAACCTCCAGCCATCAGTGATAATCATAGGGAGATACTTTCTGAAAAGAAGACCCATCGCAAATGGCCTTGCTATGGCAGGGAGCCCTGTGATGCTTTGCACGCTGGCACCTCTCAACCAGTTCCTTTTTGACAATTTTGGCTGGAGAGGCAGCTTTTTAATTCTTGGGGCAATTTTATTAAACTGCTGTGTGGCAGGTGCTCTCTTCAGACCCATcggggcagccacagcatcaGTGAAAACCCAGGTAACTGAGGAGGGCAAGAATTGTCTGAAAGGAAAGATCACTGAAGATGCCTTGGAAATGAGTAGTCCCACAAGTGTCCCCATggagaacaaaacagaagaagaaggaggaaaggacTGCTGTGAAAAAATCAACCAGTACCTCGATTTTTCCCTGTTTAAACACAGAGGGTTCTTGATTTACCTGATTGGAAACGTGCTCATGTTCCTGGGTTTCTTTGCCCCCATTGTTTTTCTGGCACCCTATGCAAAGCACACTGGCATTGATGAATATTCAGCTGCTTTCCTCCTTTCAATTCTTGCTATTGTGGACATGGTTGCTCGACCCACCACTGGCATCATTGCAAACAGTAAATGGGTGAGGCCACGAATTCAATACTTTTTCAGCTTCTCCATTGCTTTCAACGGCACCTGCCACCTTCTGTGTCCACTGGCTTCCAGCTACACGGGGCTCGTTGTCTACTCTGGCTTTTATGGCTTGGCCTTTGGTATGGTTTGTGCCATGCTCTTTGAAACACTGATGGACCTGGTGGGAGCCTCCCGGTTCACAAGCGCCGTTGGCCTGGTCACCATCGCCGAGTGCTGCACCATCCTGCTGGGACCACCTATTGGAG GAACTCTTATTGATACCTTTGGGGACTACAAATACATGTTCATTAAATGTGGAGCTGTGATGGTCCTGGCAGGAACCTTCCTGTTCATCATGAATTATTACAATTATCGCATGCTTGccaaggaggagaaggagagaaaggcaAAAGAAGAGGATCCTAAATCTGTAAGGACagaaaatgaaggcagaaaTAACTGGAACAAAGACACCACAGAGGTTGGACCTGAGCTGGAACCTTTGAGAGAGGAACaaggagtaaagaaagaaatgaatggTACAAATGAAGTTTAA